The DNA region TACTACATCTACCGGACGCGCCCGGGGATGCATCTGCGGGCCATCGGCGAGTTCCCGGCTGCGGCGGACGCCCTGGGGATCAACGTCAGCCTGCTGCGCCACTTCTACGTGTTCGTCGGCGGGGCGCTGGCCGGATTGGCCGGCGCCACGATTAGCCTGGCCGTCTCTCCCGGCTGGTTTAGCGAAATGACCACTTCGGGTCAGGGGTGGATTGCCATCGGCCTGGTGATTTTCGCCCAATGGGATCCGCTGCGGGCCGCGTTCGGGGCCTACGTCTTTGGTGCGCTTCGCCGAATGATCTTGGACATCCAGGGGCCGACCCTGCTGCTGGGACTGGCCAATCCCTTCTTCTACAACCCATACTGGGGTTTCTTCCTGCAGATGGTTCCGTATGCCTTCACCATCCTGTTCCTGGTGATCGGCTCGCGTGAGGCGATGCGCAAGCGTGTCGGCGCACCGGCGGCGCTGGGTCAGCCGTACGTGCGAGGCGAGCGGGGTCTGTAGGCATGGGCACCTTCGTCGGCTACCGCTGTTCGCTCTGCCGGGAAGAGTATGGTCCTTCGCAGGTCACTTATATCTGCCCGCGCGATCGGGGCAACCTCGACGTCGTCCTCGACCTCTCCGCCATCCGCCGGGCCATGAGTCCGGCGGACATCAGCTGCTCGCGGGAGGAGTCCATCTGGCGCTATCTGCCTCTGCTTCCGGTGGGGGACCCGGG from Anaerolineales bacterium includes:
- a CDS encoding ABC transporter permease yields the protein MDPVIILQAGVASGTVLLFATIGEIFAERSGVLNLGVEGMMLIGAMTAISIALVSGNPWLGVLLAMLASGLISQIHAVIAIDFRADQVLSGLALNFAAIGLALVFGESLSKAGALPLLPRFSIPLLSGIPLLGPIFFSNQSVLVYVGFLLTPAAGYYIYRTRPGMHLRAIGEFPAAADALGINVSLLRHFYVFVGGALAGLAGATISLAVSPGWFSEMTTSGQGWIAIGLVIFAQWDPLRAAFGAYVFGALRRMILDIQGPTLLLGLANPFFYNPYWGFFLQMVPYAFTILFLVIGSREAMRKRVGAPAALGQPYVRGERGL